The genomic stretch CGCTAGGGCCAGAAGCCTTTGTCGGGCCGGCCTTCGCCACCCCCGCCGACCCCTCACTAGCGGTGGGCCGATAGCCAtaggcgggaggggcagccctcctcCCTGTGtggctttttattattatttttttcacttaaaaaaaaaaggaaaagaatagagaaaattgaacaaaaaatcaaaaatgggaaatgacaaaaatgccctttaggctagatccttttttgaaatattgtGGTCACTTTgggtccttatttaaaacataCTATACCACTTCGGGTCATTATTTGATACAAGGTTCACTTAGGGCtctaatttgataaaataagaggacttcgggcccttatttaaaattttcccatcTAATTATTGTATCTTAAAAGATAAAGCAACGTCATGAAAGACAAGCTATCAATATCTTTGGTTGCAAAGTGAATAAGTACAAcgcaagtgtcataactttgaTACAACACTCATttgaatgccataatttttttttatcacttaagtgccttaACTTCTAAAaaccatataatttttttaaaagaaaacattcacttaagtgtcaatgcCTCGCAACGGATCAAAAGGGCCCCATGCATGGCCATTTTAGTCTTTTGCCATGTCTAACCAGTGCTACTCCACCGCCGTTTGCCTATTGAAGATTGGTTGGCGTAAAATCGCGCGAgtcaatcaattttattttctagatAACTTTCGAAAAACATGTGTAATTGTTTACCCAAATTCGATCAAAACTTCATAGACATAAATATTCCCGTCAACCTCCCATTCTAGGATTTATGGCAGATGCACGCTTCAAATAATGGTTCATCTTCAATTTTTGCATTGCTTTAGCTTGGTCTCTGTTTGGTTTTGAGTGAATATTTTGGGCTGGTCACTGATTACGAACTTTTGAGGTTTTCTGGTTGACTGTCAAGTAGGGTTTGGTGCGGCGGAATGGAATGGAATCAGGAAATGATGGGCAAAGCAATGGAATGGAATGTTGATTCCAAGTCTAGGTTTTTGTCCGATGATTTTGTGGGAAATGGAATGCCGTGGAAATCCTTGTGTTTGAGTAGGATTCTGGAAGATTTTGGCAGGTTTGAGCGTGTGGTGATTTGCCATTATAATGTTTGTATGTCTAGTTAGCGCATAAGGCATTATTCTAAACTAGATCAAGAACCAAAAAGAGAAAGTTACAGAATTTGAAACATTATTTGTTGTCTTTTGGATTTTTACATATCATGAAATTTAGACTCTTCAATCATTACGATTGGATTTTTAAGAATGAAAATATCATGGCCACTCATTCGGTTCAACTCTTGGAAGTCCACActctaagaatttttttttttgggtcctatTTACCCTCTCTTTTTTATCTACGAAATGCCTGTGTCCTAATTATTCCGAAAATGGGTTTTGTACATCCTTATCTTTATGCATCTTGCTTATTGAcgatatttgttatcttttggatttttaaaagatgtagaatttagaattttcaatcaTTGCATTGGATTTATAACAATGAAAATATCATGGCCACTCATTCGGTTCGATTCTTGAAAATGCACACTCTAgacactttttttatttaatttcaaaaCACATTTTCGGAACAATTAGGACACGAGCTTTCCAAAGGTGCAATATCGAGTAAATGGGacatcaaacaaaaaaattacgcTAGATTAACTTTTGGTTaacttttggaaagaaaatgcacgaatatcattttttaaattttcttatgaTTTGAATTAACACTTTTgcttacaaatattttttttagattaaagAGAATTTTAAGTTGTAAGAGTACCACTGGCTAGGACCAAAATGGCCTTGCTCGGGGTAATCGGATAACCAAAATGAAACAAATCTACCCATATTCATAACATTCATGCTGAGGTAGTAGCAAAAGGTTTACATCACAGGTAGAACAAAGCAAGTTCGTTCAACGACACATATGCTCCACAACTGTGAATGAGCAAAAGCAACAGCCAAACTAAGCCAACGTTATTCAAGACCACATTCCAGAGGAAACAACCATCAAGTAAACCAACAATTGCAGGACACATTTGAcgtttttctttaaaaataatgaGAGCGAACTCTTCAGAAATGAATAGCACGTCTATTTACTAATTTGCAACCAAAAATGCCCTCAAACAATCTCAAGACCCAACTAAATCACATCTAGTCCAGAATATCCAGCAAACTACCAATGCAAATGACCTATATTTTGCTCATGAGCGTGAAGCCTAAACATGTCAAAAGGATGAGAGGCCAGTGGTTTGCCAATGTAACATTTAGGCGAACGAAACAACATTAGAATTAAACCAAAATCTTTTTTAAGTCCCTTGCAATAAAGAATATCCAGCATTCAAGAGATGCAACAGGACAAATGACTAGAGAAACGCTTTAATAGCATGATTCCTCCTATTTTCGAGAAACTTCGTGCTTTTCATGACTTTTTGGGGGAAATTTTATGCGtaatcaaaacaaattttgCCATAAAAATTTTTGTCGAAAAGACGAGTTTCACTGTCGGGAAGATTTACCCTCTCAAAGTGAATGTAGCAGACAAATTACTAAGAAACACTCAAACAACATGATTATTCCTATTTTCGAGAAACATCATGCTTTCCGTGACATTTCTCTCGAAAAGTTAAAGCATAATCAAAGTGGCCCGTGCAAGGCCAATTTGGTCTTTtgccatgctttttttttttttggtccaatgtcTTTTGCCATGCTTAGCCAGTGGTACTTTTGCAATTTAGGATTCTCTATAATCTCAAAAATATAACTTGTAAGCAAAAGTGTTATTTCAAATCGTAAGAAACTTTGCTAAATGGCATTCGTATATTTTTTACCAATATTTGACCCAACTTTAGTCCAGCATAAGCTTTTCGTTTTAGGTCCTATTTAATCATTCTTTTATCTCTGGAATGCCAATGTCCTAAGTATTCCGAAAATGTGTTTCTTTATCCCATGCTATATCCTTATCTTACGCatattcatttttaacttaCATGCAAATAGAGCGCAGCCCATCATCTAGTATGCTAATATTTTGTATATCTAGTTAGCACATGAAGCATTATTCTAAACTAAATCAAGTATTTAAATAGTAGTTTACAGATTTTGAAACgttatttcttatattttggatttttagagaATGTGAAATGTAGGTTTTTCAATCATTGCAATCGGATTTTttacaatgaaaatattatggCCACTCATTCGGTTCGATTCTTGGAAATACATATTCTagacactatttttttttaaaaaatttgagccATATATTCAGAATAATTATACATGGGCTTTCCATAGGTGCAATAATCGAGTAACGGGGCCTCAAACGAAAAATTTATGCTCAATTAAAGTTTAGTCAacttttggttaaaaaaatacaagaatatcgttttttaaattttcttgtgATTTGAAATAACTCTTTGCTTACCAGTTATATTTTTGGGATTAAAGAGAATTTTAAGTTGTAAAATATTAAAGTAACCTTAGAAAATCCTTATCAAACAGTTTAATGGCCTTGCAACAGATCAAAAGTGCCCCAGGCCATTTTGTCTTTTGCAATGCCTAGCTACTTTTGCAACGCCCAGCTACTTTTGCAACTTAGTATTCTCTCTAATAGGAGAGTGAGCTTTATTACTTCGTTCCTTCTGTGAAAGTTAAACCTGAATAtgatttttgctcaattttcatGGGGTAGAGTCTGTGGAACGAAGTTCAGTTCGACTTCAGTAGACGTCATTGGAGCTGTGTCATTGTTTGGGAAATTGCTCCACGAATGGAAATCCCGTGAAAAACAATAAACAGCATTTGGTGGGGTATGTACCAGACAACGAAATTTGCGTATGTGTTCCTAACACTACAAGACGTCGCTCAAGGCGGGAATACAAAATTCTTCCACTGTCGCCTTCATTTCTGCCGACATGTTTTAAAATTTCTACAGCCAACATAATGTTaagtattttgttttttttttttttttcaagggtcAAATTCGATCTCTAATTTTTCATGCGATGAATTTTTAAGTGGAATAGttaaatttaggtgtcaacaatgcaAAACGTCAATAaaccacaaaaataaaagttggtaagttaTCACAAACATGGAGATTTCAAAATGACCAAATAAGTATTATTAAACAACCCTAATAGGAGTTGATAATTTAGAATTAGTTTAGTGCTTTATGGGAAAAAATCCATAAGTAACTCAAATTAAGGTTAGTAATTTTGATATATATAAATTGCTAACTTTAATTGGTTAACTATGAAAGACAACTAAATAAACAAGTATTTGTTTCTCCCTCTTTCCTGCTATTCTCGTATTTTATATTTCAGAAACTAGTtgaaataagagttggtaacttAAATATTAGTCGATAACTTAATCAAGAGAAACTTGACAAGTAACTCAAGGTTGGTTTAGACGTGAGAGATGGTAACTTTAAATGGTGGTCAACAACTCGAATAATACTTTGTAAGTTAAAGCTCAATGGCAActttattagaaaaaattgataaataattcaatttaaatttggtACAAGTTAGAACGTCATTAAGTAAAGACAAATAAACACTAGTAAGTTACAAAGTTTATAATAAGGGATAATGACGTGGATGATCCcgaactttttctttaattttcaatatggtctctgaaatttttgttttatttagtTCTTGTattataaaaaatgatttgacaAAAAATGTAGTCATTTGGTTGAAAATATTAACACCCTAAGGGCCTAAGCCAACGTTCTTAAAATTATGTTATATTAATGTTGGAGTCGACATACTTATTTTGAATAACCGCTCATGTGATAATTCACATCagaaaaatagacaaaaggCGGCTTTACTATTATTGGAAGGATTACAAAACTTGGGGGATTACATTAAAGAAAAGGTTGAGAGACTCCATTAGACACTAAACAAAAAGTTCAGGTATCAACAAATTCATTACCCTAAAAGTAATTGATAGCTTAGCCGAAATAACGTGGTGTGTGTAACTTAAATAAGGCTGTTCATTTCATAAAACAATTGTAGGTTTCAAATCATTGTCAAGCTATGCAAATAAATTTGTTAAGTAATTTGTATAGATAATAATATCGAGACAATCGAACAAACAATGGTCATTTCATAAAAGAGTCGGTAACTCACAAGTTATCAGACAATAAATCTTTTTTACCATAGAAATTtaccaacaagaagaaaaaaaagaaaacaccatCTTTTCTCAACCGAAACGCCATAATAGTTCTGCAGATGGTAAAAAGGAAATCCTAAGTTCAAATGTCTCTGTTTTCGACCTAAAATTAGAGCTTATCCACCTCATGAACATGCATCCTCGTCTTTAGCGGTTAATTAAGCACAGTACACAACTCAAGAACTCGCACTAATCAAGAGGGTTTTTCTCGACATCATTTTAGCATTGCATATGCATCAAGGAGAGAGTAAGATTGGAATGGTAGCCTCTAAACTTGATGACCTTCTCGTAAACATTAACGATCTTTTATCATGGCGCATCATTTTCTCTTGATAAATTTTGACAAATAGAACAAGTGCAGCAATCCATCAGGTTTTGCAGCATGACATCATGAATCATTCGAAACTACTATGGATTAAACATAGTGCAATCTCCGAACATCTCACCCGAACAATAAGGTGCTTATTAAGAAAGTATTGGATGTGGTGTGTGCACTAACGTGTTCAAGCACTGAAGCAATACAAGCACCCATACGAACATGAGAACCCTCCTTTCCAAGCGCTAGGCCACCCCCAACAGAGCCAAAGCTCCCGAATATCTGTGGATATTTGACGATACACATGGCTCAAGATCCAAAAATCCATGatcttttctatgtttttttgcttttttttttttttggctactCTCGCGGCCGTTTCGCTAGGCATATCATCAAATGTTGAGACGAGCCGCCGCGACTTTCctttatcctttgatgactTTGTCATTGTCGTTCTCGTCATCATCAATCATGTACCGCTTCCAGAACCAATGCTGCTTCCACACTCTCTCGACCATCGAGTCCACAGGCACGCCCTTCGTCTCGGGCAAGAGAAACAATGTAAAGAGCCCCATGACCAGGATCCAcgcagcgaagaagaagaagatgccggCCTTCATGTGGCACATCATCGAGAGGAAGGCCTGTGCGATAATGAAGGTGCAGAGCATGTTTGAGCTCACCGCGCAGGCGAAACCAGCCGTCCTTGTCTCCAGAGGGAAGGTCTCGCTTGGAATCAGCCACCCGAGCGGACCCCATGACCATGCGAATCCCATTACATACACGCACACCAGCACCACCACAACTATCGCCTCAGTAGAGCTGAGAGATCCTGCTGGTTTCAGGTGAAGTAGCAAGAGCACTCCTATAACAGTCTGCAACAAGAATAAAACATTAGAAAGTATCAACGCATCAGATCAACCTCTCTCCTTCTAAGCAAATAGAATTACGCAactttgatgtgattttgtgTTGTTCGCGATTGAAGAAACATGCGAAGACAATGGAAATTACCTGAGTGATGAACATCTGAACGCAAGCCTCAAGGAGCAACACCCTCCGACCAGCCTTGTCCACTGTGTAGATTGACACTAATGTGCTGAAAACGTTCACAAGCCCGGTGATGACTGTCGAGAGTAGCGCGGCATTGTTCCCGAACCCGACCGTTTGGAACAAAACCGGGGCGTAGAACATGATGGCGTTGATCCCAGTGAACTGCTGGAACACTTGCAGCACAATGGCTATGACAAGAGGAGGCCTGCTCGACGGCCTCATGAGCTCATGGAATGGGTTCTTCACTCGCTTTGCGGCCTCACTGGCTGCAACAATCGAATCAAACTCGGCAGTAATGTTATCGATGCCACGGATCCTCCTCAGGGTAGCCTTCCCTTGGTCGACCTGGTTGCGCTCGATGAGGCTGGTAGGGGTCTCACAGATGGCAAATGATCCCACGAGGAGGATCACGGCCGGGACGCCAGCCAAGCCAAGAGAGATTCGCCACCCATGAGGGTGAATGTTGGATGTAAAGTAGTTGATAATGCCGGCGATGAGGATTCCGATTGTAATGAAGAGTTGGAAGCAAATGTTAAGAGCTCCTCTGATTTTGGCAGGAGCTAATTCAGATAGAAACAAAGGCACCGCCTGATTACCGAACCCAACACCACAACCTAGGATGATTCTGCCCAAGACGACCATTGCAAGGTTGACGCCGCCAGCTTGGAGTACAACCCCTGCGACGAAGAAGAAGGACCCGATCTGCAACGTCGTCCTTCGGCCGAGTTTGGAGCACACCTTTGAGGCTGCAAAGCTGGCTACAAGAGCAGCTATGTACAGCGAAGATGTGAACAGCTGGAGGTACTCGTTGTCATATTTACAGTAGTTATCCTCGTGGGCATGCTTCTTTTTCTGGTACACGGCCGGGAAGAATTTTATCAAGAAGTCATCCATGGAAGTCACTCCACCTGAAATTCAACAAATCCACATAGACATTGTGAAAAGTTAGTAATTTTACAATGACTATCCGTGTTCTTTCCATCATATCAATCTTACAAAAATTCTTTTCCACGTTACATAGATTAAGTTTCTCCTACCTGAAATTCCGATGTCATATCCAAACAACAACCCGCCGAAGGCCGAGATGATCACACACAGAATGACGTAGAAAGTTATCTTCCCGTCATGCTCGGGCGTAGGACCGCCGTGGGTCGTGATAACAGCCGGCATTTTCTCTAGCCTTCTTTTTgggtgaaaaagaaagagagggtaAGATTGAAGAGCTTTAGATTTTGTCTGAATATGAAATCTTTACTTGCAATGGATGGAGTATTTATAGCACGTGAAGAAGGCTGGGACAAGCTAAATGAAGATCAAATGGTAACTAATTGCGATTGGATAGTGACGTGAGTTTGCTCTTAACTAAAAGTGGATGAAATAATCATCCCTTAACTGTCGGGCTTTTTATAATTCATCCTCGTCAACTTGACCAGATTTTGCAGGTTAGTTTGACCCAAGAGAGATCTAATCATCGCAGAAGAGGATGAGGATGTTCaatgaaaatgctaaaaataGAAACTAATCATACGTGGGAATGAAAGGTTGTATCTCTTTGATCAGACTAAATCAAGATTGACAACGAAGTGCGGATTCATTTCTGGTTGGAGTTTTCCAGGAGAGGAAAGAGCTCATAGTCTAATTAAGTGCAGACTTGGCTTAACCCCAGAATATACAAACAGAAATAAGGGGCagaattttttgtttaagaaaattcaaatttgacttgCAATTAAGATGAAATGTGAAGTTGATAGCTTATGGGAAGAATGCTGGAAACTCAATTTATATTTGGATATTTGATAGGCAAGTTGATAACTTCTAAATGTCGTCGATAAGCAGTGGACATAAAATTTGTAAGTTGTTACGAAAGCTGGTCAATTCCAGTAGTGCGCCAACAAGGTTGATGACCCAAAAATGGTCAATAACttaaatcggaaaaaaaagatagtaaGCAACTTGAAAAAGTTTGATAATTTTACATAAGAGGTGGTCACGTCAATAAGTTATGAAACGAAGACTGGCAAAAGTTAATAATTTTAGACTGAGAAAATAGACATTTATATGTGCATCAAATAAGAAACCGATAAGTTAAATCTAGTCGGCTAACTCAATTAAAAAGTTGGAAAGCAACTTAAATAAGGctggtaatttcatataagagttggtaatttTAAAATGTCAATTAGGTatgtttcaaccaaaaaaaaaatgttgataagTCATTCAAATAAGAATTGTTAACCTAAAACTATAGAGCATTTTaatcgaaaaaatatatatgtgtgtgtgtaagGTTAGGAATTTGATTTACAAGTTAGCAATGTATGTCCTGACATTTGCGGTGGTGAACCACTAGGGAAAAGCTAATAAATTGCTAAACAGGAACAAATGTTCCTCTTACGAGGAAATTGCTAGCGTTTAGtgcgagctctcccaagctctaccaatcaCAATTTAGTACTCGATCTGTCATGTAATTAGTCTTACCTTTTAGATCCGTCACTAATTGGTTATGGGTTGATTAGACACTCACATAAAATGTGAGGGTAAATTCTAATTCTGCGAATCATAGATTTAATAGATTCAAAGATTTGATTACGCTAAATTAATCTAACGTCTTTTCTGtaaattttctctttatttagaaaaatgttttctaaatacaGTTTTGCTCAATGTTAGTCCTAAGCTGCTTAAGATGAGATCGGTGatcatgcgggtgcgcaatTAAGAGGGTAACCTAATAATCAAGACGGCCAATAGATTACAGAAAGTTTAAAGAACCTGGATGCGCTAATCAAAGAAGAGCACTATCCATCATCACGAAGTTTCTGCAAACTAGTACTCAAGAAAATATTCACACAAAATGCATGGATGTGATGCATGATTGCGAATGAAATGAAGACTAactaaaatgcaatctataCTAAtgcttttgtatttttcatggcACACATTTAAATCACGTGACTCACTAAATGACGTGCATTGTATGACATGCAGGTTATGGGTCATATATGCAATCCACACGAAATCctaatgatattttttatttggtcttTATTTGATCAAAACTATAGATTACCCTAAATCTATATGCATTCTAAAACTAACATTGCATTGCACTAACTATGAAAGCCCTAAAATGGGCATAAGGACATTAGAAGTGCTAAAAGTTtcgtacggcgctcactttggtgccaaattttttttttgaattaatttaagTGTCACTTTTAAAAGAATGATCCattaagtgtcaactccgatGTGGGTTGCCGAAAATCCAACATGGCTATATTTTATTAACTTCTTGGACTATGTGGCTTGCCGGCATGCCAAGTCAGATATTTAGTAGACAATAAAATACATATAACACAGAGTCAAAATGGTCAATCTCTAGTAAGAAGACAAAATCACTACCACCTCTCTCTCAAATCTCTTTTCTTCGTCTTTTCCGAGCTCGCGACCGCCGAGCAAACTCCCACCTCAATCGGCCATGTTCCGGCAAGCCACGAGATGGTTATTAGCAATGCCAGGCTGGTTAAAAAACCCTACTTCCTAAAATGACGGTAGGTGTATTGAAACACCTAACAAAAATTTTACCACATAATTTGAGGAACGGTTTTTGGAATAATATTGTTGTAGTCATACTAGGGCTATAATGTTTCATGTGTGGTACCTATAAGAATAACCCCTGTCTAACTTATCTCTACATACCAAAAGAACAACCTCAAAACGtaaaatggaaatgtctttttATGAGAAACGACATTGGGGGGAAATCATTCAATTGTACATAGTTGCAATTGCGCTCTTATATGAAATTGAAAGGAAGTGATTCAAATGTAAGCATGCGCTGCTTCATACTTGATAAtgttcaaagaaaataaatttcaacGAGCTCCCCAAGGCCGAGGGACGCGAGTTCGACGCTCGAGCATTCGGATTGCGATTCTGGACTCCAAGACGCCGCCTAAATCTAGTGTTCGCATGGGGAAGTAGTAATTTTCAACCCAAGAATTTCTttctggaaataaaaaaatctgatcACACAGACCAATATGTTTTACTGTGTTAGAGgagtatttggaaaaattcatgTACTCCTCCTActtcttggagagagagagagagtgaatggaGCAAGTGAACGTGAAAGATTTtgacccaaatttttttttgtgaaagcgaaaaagaaatttgaaatgtAATCGCGACATTTTATGAAGTTGGATGTGGGGTTCTGTCGTGTGCCATGCAGTAGCTTCTTCGTCTTGTCCAAGCATCTTTATGTAGAGCGAATCTTACGTGACATTTACATCTCAAATAAGAAAATGAAGTGAATTGACATGAATTTGCACATGCGACAACCGATGAATGGATTTGAATGAATCTCATGTGTCACTCAACGGGTAACCAATATTTCCTTGGAGTGGTCAGAGATCAGAGGGAAGGGTTTGCATTTTGACGGGAAAAGGCCAAACAATGAAGTATTTTGTCGGTATTTTGTTCCTTCGATTTGGCTCTTTTTGGTAGGAGAAATAGTAGTTAGGTTcgttttatttttcactttcttttcaccTTCTTGGAGTTTCATTCACAAAAGCTAAGAAGGATTGCAAAATAATCGGTCGGATATAATTCCATAAACAAGTGTCCTCATCGATCTCGATGCCGGTACAGTGATTATGCATATGCGTTAAACTATAGAGTTATCTTTTAGTACAGTGATCGGATGCTATTTTGAGCCAACTTTACGCACTAGACTAATTTCGCCTTTCACATATTATCCGGTCACCCAATAAAAATTTAACCAATCGATATCGGACAAGTTGAGTTAATTTCAGAAGTTCTGCTCGTGGCTTAAGAGGGAAAACAAATAAGTGACAACACTGTTGAAAGCATAGTAAATCAAAATCGAATAACCTTATTTCCGCAAAGAGATAACCTTACTTCTCACTAAAATGAATTTATTACTAAGTGTGCCAAATCTTTGATTGATAATTTAGACCACTCGCATACACCGCATTTAACATTCGACTCTTTCAAATGATCAATCGACACGTCATTTAGTAAATACGGTTCGATACAAAGTCTTCATATAGCTAGCGTTACTCTTTTCTTTACAGGTAGATAAGCCGACTATTTGGAGTTGGAGATATTGATAAGTAATGTTAGACGTACCATTAGATACTGTAAATTTCATTACCTACTTCTTCATGTATTGTTAATCTACGGTAGAAACAACCGGAGAGAAGACAAATATGAGCAAGTAAAGCGATAGTTGGGTCAAAAGAAGATGAGATATGTTTATTAAGTAAGAGATTATGAGAACCTACAACAGCCTCACCTGCCGCTCCCGGCCAAAACGTGAATCAAATTATCGGACGATCGCGTGGATTAGGAGTTCTCATAACTCTAAAAGCCAGAGAAATGAGAGTGAACTTAAATATCGTTATTAACATCTCCATCTTCTAATGCCCGCACAAGCAAGTTAGCTAGCTAGCTAGGGTTTCAAAACCAAATGGCTCTCATCTCG from Rhodamnia argentea isolate NSW1041297 chromosome 2, ASM2092103v1, whole genome shotgun sequence encodes the following:
- the LOC115749960 gene encoding sugar transport protein 8-like, which gives rise to MPAVITTHGGPTPEHDGKITFYVILCVIISAFGGLLFGYDIGISGGVTSMDDFLIKFFPAVYQKKKHAHEDNYCKYDNEYLQLFTSSLYIAALVASFAASKVCSKLGRRTTLQIGSFFFVAGVVLQAGGVNLAMVVLGRIILGCGVGFGNQAVPLFLSELAPAKIRGALNICFQLFITIGILIAGIINYFTSNIHPHGWRISLGLAGVPAVILLVGSFAICETPTSLIERNQVDQGKATLRRIRGIDNITAEFDSIVAASEAAKRVKNPFHELMRPSSRPPLVIAIVLQVFQQFTGINAIMFYAPVLFQTVGFGNNAALLSTVITGLVNVFSTLVSIYTVDKAGRRVLLLEACVQMFITQTVIGVLLLLHLKPAGSLSSTEAIVVVVLVCVYVMGFAWSWGPLGWLIPSETFPLETRTAGFACAVSSNMLCTFIIAQAFLSMMCHMKAGIFFFFAAWILVMGLFTLFLLPETKGVPVDSMVERVWKQHWFWKRYMIDDDENDNDKVIKG